One region of Syntrophobacter fumaroxidans MPOB genomic DNA includes:
- a CDS encoding phosphatidylglycerophosphatase A family protein — translation MKTDTKSMSGPGPGSADRLRLMVASAFWLGLSPVAPGTCGALLGVLIHFAAFALLPPDLCTGALVGALLLVCAANHFLTPWAVAHWKSKDPSHFVLDEVAGYLVVPILFHHGRFWQVALWGFILFRVLDIVKIPPARQIDRELTGSWGIVLDDLVSGCYAVLGLYAMMWIGRCIGFEAWLVSGSG, via the coding sequence ATGAAAACGGATACGAAATCGATGAGCGGACCCGGCCCCGGATCGGCGGATCGCCTGCGGCTCATGGTCGCGTCGGCGTTCTGGCTTGGCCTGTCTCCCGTGGCGCCGGGAACTTGCGGCGCGCTTCTCGGTGTGCTGATACACTTCGCCGCCTTCGCCCTTCTCCCCCCGGACCTGTGCACGGGGGCTCTCGTTGGGGCCCTGCTCCTGGTGTGCGCGGCAAACCATTTCCTGACCCCCTGGGCCGTCGCTCACTGGAAAAGCAAAGACCCGTCGCATTTCGTTCTCGACGAGGTCGCCGGCTACCTGGTGGTGCCCATTCTATTCCACCACGGGAGATTCTGGCAGGTGGCCCTGTGGGGGTTCATCCTCTTTCGCGTGCTCGATATCGTCAAGATTCCCCCCGCCAGGCAGATCGACCGCGAGCTGACCGGTTCCTGGGGGATCGTGCTCGATGACCTGGTGAGCGGCTGCTACGCGGTTCTGGGACTGTACGCAATGATGTGGATCGGGCGTTGCATCGGCTTCGAGGCGTGGCTTGTTTCGGGTTCCGGATGA